One Archangium violaceum genomic window, ATGAACAAGACGAGGAGATCCAGATGAACACCCAGAAGCAGGAACAGGGGCTCGCACTTCGCTCGCGGGTGAGCTCCCAGGGAGAATTGGAGTTGTCGCTGGCGCGGGTCGCGATCCCGGACCCCGCTCCCGACGAAGTCGTCATCCGCGTCGAAGCCTCGCCGATCAACCCCTCGGACCTGGGCCTGCTGCTGGGCCCGGCCGACATGTCCACGGCCCGGGCCGGAGGAACGGCGGAAAGCCCCGTTGTCACGGCGACCATTCCGCAGCCGCTGCTGAAGGCCCTGGCGCCGCGTCTGGACAAGTCCCTGCCCGTGGGCAACGAGGGCGCCGGCGTGGTGATCAAGGCGGGAGCCAATGCCCGGGAACTGCTCGGCAGGACCGTGGCCGCGCTGGCCGGTGGCATGTACTCCCAGTACCGGGTGCTCAAGGCGTCCCATTGCCTGGTCCTGCCGGAAGACGCGACCCCGGCCGAGGGTGCCTCCAGCTTCGTCAACCCGCTGACGGCGCTGGGGATGGTCGAGACCATGCGTCGAGAGGGCCACAAGGCGCTGGTGCACACGGCCGCCGCCTCCAACCTCGGGCAGATGCTGAACAAGATCTGCCTCGCGGACGGCATCGGGTTGGTGAACATCGTCCGGAACCCGGAACA contains:
- a CDS encoding zinc-binding dehydrogenase translates to MNTQKQEQGLALRSRVSSQGELELSLARVAIPDPAPDEVVIRVEASPINPSDLGLLLGPADMSTARAGGTAESPVVTATIPQPLLKALAPRLDKSLPVGNEGAGVVIKAGANARELLGRTVAALAGGMYSQYRVLKASHCLVLPEDATPAEGASSFVNPLTALGMVETMRREGHKALVHTAAASNLGQMLNKICLADGIGLVNIVRNPEQVALLRDLGAVHVYDSTSSTFTEDLTRALVETGATLAFDATGGGQLAGQILACMEAAANRTATTYSPYGSTIHKQVYIYGKLDPRPIELGGNFGMAWGVGGWLLTPFLEKIGPQAAQKLRDRVAAELKTTFASHYAAELSLAEALRLDMIAVYSKRATGKKYLINPNKGLR